In the genome of Nitrososphaerota archaeon, the window TTCCTCGATTTTATGAATGAGGTCGTCGCCGCCTATCCCAGGACTGACACCGCCATCCATGTCGTCCTCGACAACCTCAGCACCCACAAACCCAAGATCGATCGCTGGCTCCAGCGTCATCCCAACGTTCACTTCCATTTCACGCCGACGCGCGCCTCCTGGCTCAACCAGGTCGAGATTTGGTTCTCGATCCTCCAAGGCAAGTCTCTGCGCGGCACCTCTTTCGTCTCGATCAAGCAGCTCCGGGAGCACATCGATGCTTTCATCCAAACCTACAACCAGAACGCCAAGCCGTTCGTCTGGACCAAGACAAACGTCCATCAACGCCGCTTCAAAGACCGACGTATCAGCCAATTGTGATTCCGGGTACTAGGAGCCTGTCCAAGTAGCTCCGGCGCGAGGCGCTTGTGTGAGGGGCAGGCCGCTCAGGCCGCCCTGTGGAGCTTTGAGAGGTTGTGAGCGGTGCAGATGAGGGCCCATTCGGCCTTCACTTTCTCGACGCCCCGCAGCAGGAACTGTCTGAACCCTCTCGCCTGCTTGATCTGACCGAACACCGGCTCGACGATTTGCTTTCTTAACCTGTACCTGCTTCGCCATCCTGCCCGCTTGAGCTTGTCTCTCATGGCCAGGGTCAGCGGGCCGGTGGCTTTTCGTTTGGCCTCGGCCGGGTGCTTGGCTCGTCCGGTTGCGAGGTAGGCGCCGATGTCGCGATCGGCCAAGGCCTCGAGGTTCGCCTCGCTCAGATAGCCGCTGTCGGCCGACGCCTCCTTAGGCATGTGGCCGAGGTTGGCCCTGATGCCATCGACCAGCTCCACGAGCTGGCCCTGGTCGCTCATGCTCGCAGTGAGCCCATGGGCGACGATCACCTGGGCAGCGCCGTCGACCGCCGCCTGTGCGTTGTAGCCCTGGATGTAGCCATCCTTGGTCAACAGCACCCGGCTTTCCGGGTCGGTGAAGTTCCGCTGCGCCTTGCCATCAGGGTCCTGACTCGGCGGCGCCGGCGTCTTGCCATTCTTCTTGCGGCCCTCTGCCTTGCGTTTGGCCTCTGCCTCGGCCCGCCGCCGTGTCTCCTCCGCGGCCGCAGCCTTGGCCTCTGCTTCCAGCGCCGCCTTGGCCTCGCGAATCTTCGCCAGCCGCTTCTGCTTGTCGGCGACCCAATCGGGCATCTCATCGCCGCGCTTGCTGCCGTGCAGCCTGTCCTCCTCTGCATCGGCAGCCTCGGCCGCCTTCAGCCAGCGATCCACCTCCGCCGCAAGCTCCGCTTCCCGCTTCTTCATGCGTTCGTAGCTCATCGCCTTGTGCTTGGAGGCGTTCGCCTTGATCTTGGTCCCGTCCAGCGACACATGCCCGAGCTTGACCAGGCCGGCCCTCTCCGCCAGCCGCAATACCTGCACAAACAAGGACGCCAGCGCCTTCAGGTGCCGCTGGCGGAACAGAGAAATCGTCCGGAAGTCCGGCGCGTCCCCCGCCACGATCATCATGAAGTCAGCTCGCTCAACCGCCGCCCGGGCGATCCGCCGCGAGGAGTACACCCCGCTGGCGTAGCCGTGCAGCAGCAGCGCAGTCATCATCCCCAGATCAAACGGCGGCTGGCCCAGCACGCTCCGG includes:
- a CDS encoding IS1182 family transposase yields the protein MSKEFRPWKIDEAQLLPPSVQDYVAKDHLSRLIVSLVRESLDLSEIEGSYRSVLGQPPFDLGMMTALLLHGYASGVYSSRRIARAAVERADFMMIVAGDAPDFRTISLFRQRHLKALASLFVQVLRLAERAGLVKLGHVSLDGTKIKANASKHKAMSYERMKKREAELAAEVDRWLKAAEAADAEEDRLHGSKRGDEMPDWVADKQKRLAKIREAKAALEAEAKAAAAEETRRRAEAEAKRKAEGRKKNGKTPAPPSQDPDGKAQRNFTDPESRVLLTKDGYIQGYNAQAAVDGAAQVIVAHGLTASMSDQGQLVELVDGIRANLGHMPKEASADSGYLSEANLEALADRDIGAYLATGRAKHPAEAKRKATGPLTLAMRDKLKRAGWRSRYRLRKQIVEPVFGQIKQARGFRQFLLRGVEKVKAEWALICTAHNLSKLHRAA